From Pan troglodytes isolate AG18354 chromosome 9, NHGRI_mPanTro3-v2.0_pri, whole genome shotgun sequence, the proteins below share one genomic window:
- the OR8K1 gene encoding olfactory receptor 8K1, which translates to MVKHNHTAVTKVTEFILMGITDNPGLQAPLFGLFLIIYLVTVIGNLGMVILTYLDSKLHTPMYFFLRHLSITDLGYSTVIAPKMLVNFIVHKNTISYNWCATQLAFFEIFIISELFILSAMAYDRYVAICKPLLYVIIMAEKVLWVLVIVPYLYSTFVSLFLTIKLFKLSFCGSNIISYFYCDCILLMSILCSDTNELELIILIFSGCNLLFSFSIVLISYMFILVAILRMNSKEGRYKAFSTCSSHLTVVIVFYGTLLFIYLQPKSSHTLAIDKMASVFYTLLIPMLNPLIYSLRNKEVKDALKRTLTNRFKIPT; encoded by the coding sequence ATGGTGAAACACAATCACACGGCAGTGACCAAGGTGACTGAATTTATTCTCATGGGGATTACAGACAACCCTGGGCTGCAGGCTCCACTGTTTGGACTCTTCCTCATCATATATTTGGTCACAGTGATAGGCAATCTGGGCATGGTTATCTTGACCTACTTGGACTCCAAGCTACACACCCCCATGTACTTTTTCCTTAGACATTTGTCAATCACTGATCTTGGTTACTCCACTGTCATTGCCCCGAAGATGTTAGTAAACTTCATAGTGCACAAAAACACAATTTCTTACAATTGGTGTGCCACTCAGCTAGCATTCTTTGAGATTTTCATAATCTCTGAGCTCTTTATTCTATCAGCAATGGCCTATGATCGCTACGTAGCCATCTGTAAACCTCTTCTGTACGTGATCATCATGGCAGAGAAAGTACTTTGGGTGCTGGTAATTGTTCCCTATCTCTATAGCACGTTTGTGTCACTATTTCTCACAATTAAGTTATTTAAACTGTCCTTCTGTGGCTCAAACATAATCAGCTATTTTTACTGTGACTGTATCCTTCTGATGTCCATACTCTGTTCTGACACAAATGAATTAGAATTAATAATTTTGATCTTCTCAGGCTGTAATTTGCTCTTCTCCTTCTCAATTGTTCTCATATCCTACATGTTTATTCTAGTGGCCATTCTCAGAATGAACTCAAAAGAAGGGAGGTACAAAGCCTTCTCCACCTGTAGCTCTCATCTGACAGTGGTGATCGTGTTCTATGGgacattgttatttatttacttgcaaCCCAAGTCCAGTCATACTTTGGCTATTGATAAAATGGCTTCAGTGTTTTATACCCTGTTGATTCCTATGCTGAATCCGTTGATCTACAGCCTAAGgaacaaagaagtaaaagatgcTCTAAAGAGAACTTTAACCAATCGATTCAAAATTCCCACTTAA